The genomic DNA GGTGAAGGCGGGGGCGTGGGCGAGTTGTCGCGGTAGCCCACGAGAAAGCTGCCCCGTGGGGTGCCCGTGGCGCACGCGGACTGAAGGAAGAGGACGATGAGAAACCAGCCGCCCAGCAAAGGGCGCGGGCCAACACGACGGGTGGACACGGCGCACCTCCGGAAGCGACGCAGCCTGAGAGCCGTCGCCCCTGAATCACATGGAAGTGCGGGTGCGCCCGTCAATCACGTTCAGCGACACTCAGTCCCGCGTCATCACGAAGTCATCCGCCTGCAGCCAGGTGTCTCCATTGTTGGCCCAGACGCCCGCGAAGATCTCCACACTGTGGTTGGCGCCCGAGTTGAACCGCACGGACAGTTGCGTGTAGCCCCCCAGGGGTTGGGTCAGCTTGAGTTCGTTGAGGATGGGCCCTCCCCGGAGCATCCGCGCGCCGAAGTAGCCCTCGTTCAGGGTGTTGGATGTTTTTACCCAGGCGCTCAGCGTGTACTGGGTGTTGGGCGTCACGGCCACCTCCTGCTTGAGGGCGTTCCACCCCGGCACGTCGTTGCGCACCCAGCCATTGTTGGCTCCCGAGCGCGTGAAGCCGAGGCCTCGGTCCACGCCGCCCTTGCCCTCGACGTACCAGGGCGAGGTGGCGGTCGCGCCCGGCTGCTGCTCGAAGCCCCCCTGCCCCACGAGGTTCGCTCCCCGCGTCAGGCTCACGTCGTCCAACTGCATCCACGTGTCTCCATTCTTCGCCCAGATGCCGCCGTAGACCTCGAGGATGGAGTTCGGCCCGGAGTTGAAGGTGACCGTGAGCTGCGAGTAGTTCGTCAGCGAGCCGAAGGGCACCTCCCCCACGATGGGCCCATTGCCCACGCCCCGCGCGCCGAAGTAGCCCTCCGTGCTGTTGGCGGAGGTGCGCACCCAGCCTCGCAACGTGTAGTCCGTGTGGGGCTGCACGGCCACGCTCTGCTTGAGGGCGTTCCAGCCACTGTTGTAGCGGACGAAGCCCTCGTTGCGTCCCGTGCGCGCCTGCCCCACGCCCCGGTCCACGCCGCCGTTGCCCACCAGCCACCAGGGCGCCATCACGGGCGTGGCCGCCTGGGTCTCGAAGCCGGGCTCGGACAGCAGGTTGTCGCTGAACGCGTCGTCCGTCAGCGTCGCCCGCATCAGGAACGTGTTGTAGGGCGTCCACTGCGACGTGACGAAGTACATGTCCGCCCCGCTCAGGGACCAGGGGTGGATGAAGGCGTTGTACAGGCCGGGGAAGCTCGTCCCCGCGGCGAGGATCTTCTCCCCGCTCCACGGCCCCGTGGGCGTGGCCGCGTCCCGCATGACCACGGCCTGACGGTGCTCGTTCAGGTACGTCATGAGGAAGCGGTTGAAGCCGGTGTGGTAGTCCACGGACAGCTCGCCCGCGATGCCCATCACCACCGGCGCCGCGGCCGCCTGCGAGGCCGACCAGCCGTTGCCGTCCCAATAGCGGTAGTCATTGATGTTCAGCAGCGCGCCCTCGAGCACCCGCGCCAGGTACACGTTGCCGAAGCGGCCATTCGGCGTCGCGTACAGGTAGACGTAGCCGCCGTTCTTCACGAAGGCCGCCATCTGGAAGGGGTTGGTGCGCGCGGCGTTGTTCTGCCACCGGGCGCTCGCGTGCTTCACCCAGTTCTGCCCGTTGTCGTCCGAGTAGGCGATCCCCGCGTAGTTCGTGTCCCACTTGCCCGGATCGCCCCAGTGGCGCACGGACATGTAGTGGATGTAGTGCCGCGAGCCCACCGTGACGCCCGCCGTGGGGATGACGGTGATCTCATCGTTGTCGATCTTCTTCGAGTACAGGAGCTCCTTCGCGTGACGCGAGGTGTCCTGGATCATCGTGGAGAAGGTCAGCCCGTCCGCGAGCGTGCGATCGGACGACTTCGCGAGCACGTTGCTGCGCCAGCCTCCGCCACACCCGCCGTTGCCACACCACCCATGGCCGAAGGTGTCGCCGAACAGCGCGAAGATCTCCCCGCCCCCCTTGTCCCAGAGGATGCCCAGGTCCGTGCCCATCACCTCGTAGTTCGTGTGGGTCTGATTCGGGTTGGGGAGGAACTCTCCCGAGGGGGTGGCGCCCGTCACCCGCGCGACCTTGGTCACGTTCGTCGGAGTGAGCGCCCGGGCCTCGCCCGTGTGGACGGCGGCTCCCAGTGACAGCACCACGGCACACGTCTTCCACGGCTTGGAGTGGATCATCCGGTCGGATTCCCTGAAACGAGTTGGAGCCGGGAACACGGAAACCCCGTGTTCCCGGCCTTCTCATTATCCAGGGAAACCGGTGCTCAGCTGCCAGAATCTGTTTTGGACCTGCGCGTGGACCGCTAGACCTCCTCGAATCTCGTGCCCGTTGCGCCCATCTGCGCCAAGGCGTCCTTGATTTCCTCGGAGACGATCAGGGCGCTCGACCATCCCTCGGGGCGGAAGACCTTGGCGTTCCCCACCTTCACCTTGTCGATGCGCATGCGATCCACGCCCATGTATTGCCCAACCTTGTCAGGCACTCCATGCTCTGGCGTCCAGAAACTCACCTCGGACGCCTCTTCGTCGATGCAGCGGATGAGGCGCGTTGCCACGAGGACAAGGTACTGATCCGGTTGGCCCTCAATGTCCGCGGGGATCAACTGCACGTCGCCTGGGGCACGCTCCGCCAGCAGGGAAGCCACCTTGACGTGGACAACAGGGACCCTCAATCCCGCCTCGGAGAAGTCCAACGGCCTGCCCGCGATCTTGACGGGGATCTTCAACCGCCCCTCCACATGCACGGGCGTTCCTCTCTTGAAGTCCCAGTCCTGCACCTTGCGGCCATGGCCATCGATGGGTGTGGCCAAGTGCCAACGGTGGGGGACATAGACATCATCGGCGAGGTCGAAGAAGCGCTGGGACATAGGGAATTTCTAGCGTCATCTCCCAAGGGTGACGAGCCGGTTCAACTCCGTGCCAGGTGTCGAGATCAGCTTGGCGAGTACATCCATCGCGGGCAGCAAGCGCGCCCGGCATTGAGCGATGCTGCTACAGTCTCCCAGCGCCTCATCCAAGCGCCTGAAGACGATGTCATGGTATCGCTGCGGATGCGGCCCCCTGTGCCCCATGATGGGCACGATGTTTTCTCGATCCGCCAGCCGCATTCCCGCCCTGGCGAAGAGATCCTCGAATCGTGGAGTCCATGGGCCACCCCGCAAGGTGGATTTCTTGTTCGCGATGGTCGCCATGTGGTGCTTCTCCGTGCGGTCACCACGCGCTCCGCGTGCCGCCATCGCGACCGCTCCCGGTGCCAGCGCCACGCTGAAGCCCTCGGCCGTCACCATCACTGACTCCGCCGCGCTCACCTCCGACAACAGGATGCCTTCGCGGGCCGCTGCCTGCATCGACACTTGCGCCGAACCGGGCAGCGTCCCTACCTGCTCCGCGAAGCCCTTGGCCGTGTGCGTCAGTAGCGCCATCGCCACCAGGGCGAACGCTTGCGCCGCCTCACGCGAGAACAACCTACCGAACTTCTCGCCCGCCTCGCGGATCTGCTCGAAGGTGGTTGCAACCTTCACCTCTTTCATCAACTGGAACCAACCGGTGATCAGGTTGTAGAGCGTCTTGGCGCCCACCCAGAGAATGAGCCCCACGGTTGCCCAGGCGGCGATGAACTTCGTGACAGGCTCGGGCATCGCGAGCAGGACGAGCAGCGTCACGACAGTCGCCAGCGCTGCCTGCATCACGGCCCGCATGCTCACGATCTCGCCCAGCGCCTTCTCGAACTCTTCCAGCACCGGACTCTTGCTCAGCGCCATGGCGAGCATGTAGCGGCCTTGCATGTCCATGTACTTCCCGTGAACGAGCGCGCCCCCCAGACAATCGCCCTCGTAACCCTGGGCGCTCCGACACCAGACCTTGTATCGACTAACGAGTTTCTGCTCCTCCTCCGTCAACACACCTTCCAGGGGAGTGCCCGATTCCAGAGGGACGAGCTTTCGCTCCCGGAGTAGATAGAGGTAATCGCCGTACAGTGTGTCGAGTTGAAAAAGCTTCTCCACCGTCTCACGAGGGGTGCCGCTCAGCCTCACCTCACGCGCCAATCTCCGAATGGATTGGGTGACTTCCTCCGGTGGCACCTCCACTGGCCCCGCCGTAGCGATGCGGGTGATGTGAACAAGGGTTTGTCCCCTCGCTCCGCTCTCCACGCGGACAACAGGCGAAGTCGCGCTGCACCCGACCAGCACGGCAAGAATCAGCGCTTCGGCCCTCCACAGAATCTGCCACGGCCTCATGGCTCACCCCTTCTTAACGGGTCGCAGTATTCCTCCTAAGGATCACTGCGACCCTCGACGTTCGGCTCAGCCAACGCGAGCCAGCGGCGCGCCCCCCATCCACCTCTGAAGGAGCGACGCGAGCTGTCCGGCCGCCGAGGCCCGCACCATCCCGTGGTGCTCCCCGGGGATGTGGTGGACCTCGATGGGGCCTGGCACGAGCGCACTCCAACCCGCGCTTGGATCCCTCGCGAGCAGCGGCGATAGATCCGGCCGGGAGGGCACCTCGGGCCGCACCATCACGAGCCGGACGCCCGAGGACCTGGGGCTGTACCGCTCGAGAGCCGTGAGGTGGGCCTCGTACACGCGCAGGGTCCGGCGCAGGTGTGCCTCGCCACTCCCGGGAGGCAGCGCCCCGAGCGATTCGGCCAGACGGGCCAGGTGCCCGAGCTGTTCGTCTGGCGAGAGCCCCGCCCAGGACTCCCACTGGGTCGAGGGCACGGAGAGGCCCAGTTCCTGGGCGGCGAGCAGGAGCAATTCCTCCGAGCGGGCGCGCGCCCCCGCGAAGTGCTCGGGCAGCCAGGAGTCGAGCAGCACCACGCCCGCGCACGGCGTGCCCGCCTCCTCCAACCGCCGCGCCATCTCGTAGACGACGAGGCCTCCGAAGGACCAGCCCAGCAGCCATGTGCCCTCGTTCAAAGGGACTGCCCGCATCGCGTCCAGGTAGGTGCTCGCCATGGACTCGATGTCCTCCAGGGGCGGCGCCTCTCCGTCCAGACCCCGGGCCTGGAAGGCATGCAGGGGCTGCTCCTCGCCCAGGGCCCGGGACAGCGCCAGGAACGCGAGCGCCGAGCCTCCGATGCCGGGAACGGCGAACACCGGAGGATGGGCACCCTCCGCTCGCAAGGTGACGAGCGGCGATGCGATGGGCGCGTCCTCGCGCAGGGACGCGGCCAGGGCCTCCAGGGTGGCGCCCCCGAAGAGCTTCGCGAGCGGCGGCTTGCGCCCGAACTGACGCTCGATGCGCGCCATCAACCGCACGGCGAGCAGCGAGTGGCCACCGAGCGCGAAGAAGTCATCGCGCACCCCCACCGCACGCTGGCCCAGCAACTCCTCCCAGAGGGAGGCCAGTTCCAGCTCGATGCGATCCCTCGGGGCCACGAAGTCGGCACGACCGGTGATCGCGCCTCGCTCCGGCGCGGGGAGGGCCTTGCGCTCGACCTTGCCGTTGGGGTTGAGGGGCAGCGCGGGCAGGGGCACGAAGGCCGAGGGCACCATGTACTCGGGCAGCGCCTCCTTGAGGTGAGCACGCAGCACCGCCACGTCCACCGTCTGGCCCTCGTGGGGCACCACGTACGCCACCAGACGCTTGTCCCCGGGCACGTCCTCGCGCGCCAGCACCACGCCCTCGCGCACCGAGGCGTGGCGGCGCAGCGCCGTCTCCACCTCGCCCAACTCAATCCGGAAGCCACGCACCTTCACCTGTGCGTCCAGCCGACCCAGGTACTCCAGCTGGCCGTCCGCCAACCAGCGCACCCGGTCTCCCGTGCGGTACATGCGCGCTCCGGGCTCTCCGCTGAAGGGGTCCGGCAGGAAGCGCTCGGCGGACAGCTCCGGACGGTGCAGGTAGCCGCGCGCCAGGCCCGCTCCCGCCAGGTACAGCTCCCCGGGCACTCCGGTGGGCACCAGCCCCAAGCGCGTGTCCAGCACGTACGCCTGCGTGCCCGCCAGCGGCCGGCCGATGGTGGGAGGTGTCTCGGCGCTCCGCTCCACCTTCGTCCACGTCGAGTACGTGGTGTCCTCCGTGGGCCCGTACAGGTTGTTGACTTCCTCCACCGTGCCCAGCGCGTACAACGCCCGCGCCAGCTCCAGCGGCAGTGGCTCGCCCGCCAGGTTGACGGTGCGCACACTCGGGGGCAGTCCCTTCATGCGCACCAGCTCCGCCACCGCCGAGGGCACCGTGTTGACGAGTGTCACCTCTTGGGCCAAGGGCAGGCTCGGCAAGGCCAAAGCGTTGTCGGCCAGGTACACCGTGCCCCCGCAACTCCACGGGGCGAACAGCTCGAACACGGACAAGTCGAAGCACACCGAGGTGGCCGCCAGCACCCCCGCCAACTGCTCGCGGGTGAAGGTGGCTAGGGCCCAGTGGATGAAGGCCACCGCCGATCGGTGCTCCAGCGCCACCCCCTTGGGCCGTCCCGTGCTGCCCGAGGTGTAGAGCACGTAGGCCAGGTGGCCTGGAGCGCCCTGCCCTTCGAGCCGGTGCTCGGGCTGGTGGGCCACGGCCTCGAAGCCGTCCAGGCACACCACGTGCTCGTCCGTGGCCTCGGGCGCCAGCGAGCGCTGGGTGACGAGCACCGGACTGCGCGCGTCCTGACGCATGTAGGCCAGGCGCTCCGCCGGGTAGTTGGGGTCGAGCGGCACGTAGGTGCCCCCCGCCTTGAGAATGCCCAACAGGCCCACCACCAGCTCCGCCGAGCGCTCCAGGCACAGGGCCACCGGCACCTCGGGGCCCACCCCTAGCGCCCGCAAGTGCCAGGCCACCTGGTTGGACAGCGTGTCCAACTGCCGATAGGTGAAGCGGCGCGTGCCCACCACCAGCGCCGTGGCTTCCGGCGTGCGGTCCACCTGGGCCTGTACCAACTCGGGCAAGGTGGTGTCCCTCGGGTAGGCGGGCGCGCTCTGGCACCACTCGCCCAGTAGGCGCTGGCGCTCAGCACCCAGCAGCAGGGGCAACTCCCCCACGAGCGCGTCCGGCCGGGCCACCAGTCCCTCCAGCAGCACACGCAGGTGGCCCATCATCCTCTCGGCCGTGCCGCGCGCGAACAGGTCCGTGTTGTACTCCAGCGCACCGCTCAACCCCTCGGGGGTCTCGGTCAGGAAGAGGGACAGATCGAACTTCGCCGTCCGGTGCTCCACCTCCAGGGGAGACAACCGCAAGGGACCTAGCACCAGCTCCGGCATCGGCGCGTTCTGGAGCGCGAACATGACCTGGAACAGAGGACTCCGGCTCTGGTCGCGCTCGGGCTTGAGCTCCTCCACCAGCCGCTCGAACGGCACGTCCTGGTGGGCATAGGCACCCAGAGTGGTCGCCTTCACCTGCGCCAGCAGCTCGCGGAAGCTCGCCTCCGGACGCACCTGGCCACGCAGGACGAGCGTGTTGACGAAGAAGCCAATCAGCCCCTCCAGTTCCGCCTGCCGGCGCCCGGCGATGGGCGAGCCCACGCTGATGTCCCGCTGCCCCGAGTAGCGGTGCAGCAACACCTGCCATGCCGCCAGCAGCAGCATGAAGGACGTGACGCCTTCCTTCCGCGCGAGCGCCTTGAGCCCGTCGGCGAGTTCGCGAGGCAGCGACACCGGCAGATGCGCCCCTCGATAGGTCTGCACGGCGGGACGAGGCTTGTCCGTGGGCAGCTCCAGCGGCGCGTTCCCCGCGAGGAGTTGCTTCCACCACGCCACCTGCTCGTCGAGCACGTCTCCCTGCAACCACTGCCGCTGCCATACCGCGTAGTCCGCGTACTGCACCGGCAGTTCGGGCAGCGGCGATGCCTCCCCTCTCAGGAAGGCCGGGTACAGGGCCGCCACTTCCTTGATGAGCACTCCCATGGACCAGCCGTCCGAGACGATGTGGTGCATGTTGAGCACCAGCACGTGAGCGTGCTCACTCAGCCGCAGCAGCGTCACCCGGAACAGCGGACCCCGCGCCAGCTCGAAGGGCCGTTGTGCCTCCTCGCCCACGAGCCGCAGCGCTTCCGCTTCCCGGTGCGCGCCGGGCAACTCGCCCAGATCGACGACGGCGAAGGGGACGTCCGCCGGAGGCGAGATGCGCTGCACGGGTTGGCCCGCTTCCTCGTGGAAGGTGGTGCGCAGGGCCTCGTGCCGCCGCACCAGGGCGTGGAAGCTCTTCTCCAGCGCGCCCGTGTCCAGCTCGCCCTCCAGGCGCAGCACCACGGGGACATTGTACGAGGCGCTTCCCGGCTCGAGCTGATCCAGGAACCACAGGCGCTGCTGGGCGAAGGACAACGGCGTCGCCCCGGTCCGCTCCACGGGACGCAACGCCAGGGTCCGTGGGCCGCCAGATGGATGCGTCGCGTCGACCCGCTCCGCCAGTGCCTCCAGCGTGGGCGCGTCGAACATCACCTTCAACGGCAGCTCCACCCCGAGCGCCCCGCGAATGCGCGAGACGAGCTGTGTGGCCAGCAGCGAGTGGCCGCCGAGCGCGAAGAAGTTGTCCTCGCGGCCCACTCGATCCACCCGGAGCACTTCGCTCCACAACGTGGCCAGGGTCTGCTCGGTGGGCGTGCGCGGCGGCGTCGAGACCGTCCCGGAAGCCTCGTCCCGAGAGCGCTCCGGCGCGGGCAAGGCCTTGCGCTCGACCTTGCCGTTGGGGTTGAGGGGCAGCGCGGGCAGGGGCACGAAGGCCGAGGGCACCATGTACTCGGGCAGTGCTTCCTTGAGGTGGGCGCGCAGCAGCGCCACGTCCACCGTCTGGCCCTCGTGGGGCACCACGTACGCCACCAGACGCTTGTCCCCGGGCACGTCCTCGCGCGCCAGCACCACGCCCTCGCGCACCGAGGCGTGGCGGCGCAGCGCCGTCTCCACCTCGCCCAACTCAATCCGGAAGCCACGCACCTTCACCTGTGCGTCCAGCCGACCCAGGTACTCCAGCTGGCCGTCCGCCAACCAGCGCACCCGGTCTCCCGTGCGGTACATGCGCGCTCCGGGCTCTCCGCTGAAGGGGTCCGGCAGGAAGCGCTCGGCGGACAGCTCCGGACGGTGCAGGTAGCCGCGCGCCAGGCCCGCGCCCGCCAAGTATAGCTCCCCGGGCACTCCGGTGGGCACCAGTCCCAGGCGCGTGTCCAACACGTACGCCTGCGTGCCCGCCAGCGGCCGGCCGATGGTGGGAGGTGTCTCGGCGCTCCGCTCCACCTTCGTCCACGTCGAGTACGTGGTGTCCTCCGTGGGCCCGTACAGGTTGTTGACTTCCTCCACCGTGCCCAGCGCGTACAGCGCCCGTGCCAGCTCCAGCGGCAGTGGCTCGCCCGCCAGGTTGACGGTGCGTACGCTCGGGGGCAGCCCCTTCATGCGCACCAGCTCCGCCACCGCCGAGGGCACCGTGTTGACGAGTGTCACCTCTTGGGCCAAGGGCAGGCTCGGCAAGGCCAAAGCGTTGTCGGCCAGGTACACCGTGCCCCCGCAACTCCACGGGGCGAACAGCTCGAACACGGACAAGTCGAAGCACACCGAGGTGGCCGCCAACACGCCCGCTAACTGCTCACGGGTGAAGGTGGCCAGGGCCCAGTGGATGAAGGCCACCGCCGAGCGGTGCTCCAGCGCCACCCCCTTGGGCCGTCCCGTGCTGCCCGAGGTGTAGAGCACATACGCCAGGTGGCCTGGAGCGCCCTGCCCTTCGAGCCGATGCTCGGGCTGGTGGGCCACGGCCTCGAAGCCGTCCAGGCACACCACGTGCTCGTCCGTGGCTTCGGGCGCCAGCAAGCGCTGGGTGACGAGCACCGGGCTGCGCGCGTCCTGGCGCATGTAGGCCAGGCGCTCCGCCGGGTAGTTCGGGTCGAGCGGCACATAGGTGCCTCCCGCCTTGAGAATGCCCAACAGGCCCACCACCAGCTCCGCCGAGCGCTCCAGGCACAGGGCCACCGGCACCTCGGGGCCCACCCCTAGCGCCCGCAAGTGCCAGGCCACCTGGTTGGACAGCGTGTCCAACTGCCGATAGGTGAAGCGGCGCGTGCCCACCACCAGCGCCGTGGCTTCCGGCGTGCGGTCCACCTGGGCCTGTACCAACTCGGGCAAGGTGGTGTCCCTCGGGTAGGCGGGCGCGCTCTGGCACCACTCGCCCAGTAGGCGCTGGCGCTCAGCACCCAGCAGCAGGGGCAACTCCCCCACGAGCGCGTCCGGCCGGGCCACCAGTCCCTCCAGCAACACATGCAGGTGGCCCATCATCCGCTCGGCCGTGCCGCGCACGAACAGGTCCGTGTTGTACTCCAACGCGCCGTTCAACCCCTCGGGGGTCTCGACCAGGGCGAGGGACAGATCGAACTTCGCCGTCCGGTATTCCACTTCCACCGGCTTGAGCGTCAGCCCCTCCAGCGTCAACTCCGACGTGGGGGCGTTCTGGAGCGCGAACATGACCTGGAACAGAGGACTCCGGCTCTGGTCGCGCTCGGGCTTGAGCTCCTCCACCAGCCGCTCGAAGGGCACGTCCTGGTGGACGTACGCGCCGAGGGTGGTCGCCTTCACCTGCGCCAGCAGTTCGCGGAAGCGCATCTCCGGACGAACCTGGCCGCGCAGGACGAGCGTGTTGACGAAGAAGCCAATCAACCCCTCCAGCTCCGCCTGTCGGCGTCCGGCGATGGGCGAGCCCACGCTGATGTCCTGTTGCCCCGAGTAGCGGTGCAGCAGCACCTGCCATGCCGCCAGCAGCAGCATGAAGGGCGTGACGCCCTCCTTCTGGGCGAGTGCCTTGAGCCCTTCGCTCAGCTCCCGGGACAGACTCACGCGCAGATGGTCACCCCGGAAGGACCGCACGGCGGGACGAGGCTTGTCCGTGGGCAGCTCCAGCGGCACGTTCCCCGCGAGGAGCTGCTTCCACCACGCCACCTGCTCGTCGAGCACGTCTCCCTGCAACCACTGCCGCTGCCACACCGCGTAGTCCGCGTACTGCACCGGCAACTCGGGCAGGGGCGGCGCCTCCCCTCTCAGGAAGGCCGGGTACAGGGCCGCCACTTCCTTGATGAGCACCCCCATGGACCAACCGTCCGAGACGATGTGGTGCATGTTGAGCACCAGCACATGAGCGTGCTCGCTCAGCCGCAGCAGCGTCACCCGGAACAACGGACCTCGCGCCAGCTCGAAGGGCCGTCGCGCCTCGTCTCCAGCGAGCCGCAGGGCCTCGGCCTCGCGCTGCTCCTCGGGCCGTGCGCCCAGGTCGACGAAGGTCCATGGCACCTCCGCCGGAGGCGAGATGCGCTGCACGGGCTGGCCCGCTTCCTCGTGGAAGGTGGTGCGCAGGGCCTCGTGCCGCCGCACCAGGGCGTGGAGGCTCTTCTCCAGCGCCCCGATGTCCAATGCGCCTTCCAGCCGGAACACCAGGGGGACGTTGTACGAGGAGCCTCCCGGCTGGAGTTGATCCAGGAACCACAGGCGCCGCTGGGCGAAGGACAACGGCGTCGCTCCGCTCCGCTCCGTGGGGACCAGGGGCGGGGCCTTCCGGGTGATGAGCGTCCGGGGCGTCTCGTCGATG from Melittangium boletus DSM 14713 includes the following:
- a CDS encoding amino acid adenylation domain-containing protein, with protein sequence MTSLKEKLAALSPEKRKELLLRLKQQQEAAAAAEPAARPDEPFALSENQWGLWFIHQLAPDNPDLNVAVALRIRGVLRPDALERALAGLSSRHPMLRTTYEVHEGRPRQRVHAQLALPLLREDATGLSDEALDARLRASYARILDLEKGPPARVDLFSRGPSEHVLFMVMHHIATDLYSMGLLVDDLRQLYRAELLGVPAELPPLSMDYAGFVRRQKEALAGPRGEALWKHWSQQLQGAGDPLELPTDLPRPSRRSFRGATYPVRLAPELTAGLKALTRTEGKTLYSVLVSAWQVLLHHYTGRTDVLVGSPMSGRTTPELQRLVGFLANLVPLRGDLSGDPPFTALWDQLYQRLLGALDHQDYPLHKLSERMGLQHDPSRPQLIEVGFSFDPVVHMPGFGTPEGGLQMELLPFLSQQEGQFDLYLHVVEGGGELIAALLYNTDLFVPATITRMMKHLQVLLGEIVRDPKRRLSALSLLSAEERERVVREWNATGVDYPRESSVAALYERQAERAPDAVALWSEHESLTYGQLEARANQVAHLLGRRGVKPGDMVGLCLKRGVDMVVATLAILKAGAAYVPLDASYPAERLAFMVEDTACAWIITQRELVHAVPPGPRQWVWEDARADLEGLPTERTGVSVPAEALAYVMYTSGSTGKPKGVCIPHRGIVRLVMGATYTRFGPEETFIQLAPIAFDASTLELWGALLHGARVVLPPPGVLSFEELAETIRRASASTMWLTSALFDQMAEAHPDVLAKVPRLLTGGDIVNPERVRAVLSRGGHVIAGYGPTESTTFATTHPMHRLEDIGASVPLGRPIANTTVYVLDERMRPLPAGISGELYIGGDGLAWGYLHRPDFTAERFVPDPFANGPGARLYRTGDLARWREDGRLEFLGRRDTQVKVRGFRIELGEVEAVLARHELVREAVVVVREMGPGDKRLVAYVVPKGKLGVDALRESLRVQLPDYMVPSFVVMLEALPQTPSGKVDRRALPAPEASRRASAVSGAPRTPTETVLAGLFAQTLKLERVGVEDDFFALGGHSLLATQIISRVRTTLKTELSLRALFEAPTVAALARHIDTIQRDSRADEGPSLAPVSFEGARPVSFAQQRLWFLDQLEPGSAFYNVPVTLRMRGPLVRGALERGLQEIVARHEALRTTLHEEQGQPVQVVSPSGSLPLGWEDLTHLPEEHREAEAVRLASEEAQRPFDLARGPLLRALLIRLGEREHFLVLNMHHVISDGWSLGVLMRELVALYEAFTRGEPSPLAPLPMQYADYAVWQRQRLEGAVMEEQLAWWTHYLAGGQPLELPTDKPRPAVQSHRGEHLPVLLPPELLADLKALGRQEGVTPFMLLLAAWQVLMHRYSGQRDISVGSPIAGRQRAELEGLIGFFVNTLVLRSQVRPDASFRELLAQVKAATLGAYAHQDVPFERLVEALKPERDLSRGPLFQVMFALQNAPMPEMVMGELRMAHLDVESHTSKFDLSLSLSEVPEGLSGTLEYNSDLFERSTAERMVEHLRVLLEGLVDQPEAPLGELSLDTALTSQNRVRRMAAPAVARSQASASTPPETPTERALATLWNQVLHVEQVSREDDFFAIGGHSLLATQLVSRIRGAFGVELPLRAMFEAPTLRALAARIDETPRTLITRKAPPLVPTERSGATPLSFAQRRLWFLDQLQPGGSSYNVPLVFRLEGALDIGALEKSLHALVRRHEALRTTFHEEAGQPVQRISPPAEVPWTFVDLGARPEEQREAEALRLAGDEARRPFELARGPLFRVTLLRLSEHAHVLVLNMHHIVSDGWSMGVLIKEVAALYPAFLRGEAPPLPELPVQYADYAVWQRQWLQGDVLDEQVAWWKQLLAGNVPLELPTDKPRPAVRSFRGDHLRVSLSRELSEGLKALAQKEGVTPFMLLLAAWQVLLHRYSGQQDISVGSPIAGRRQAELEGLIGFFVNTLVLRGQVRPEMRFRELLAQVKATTLGAYVHQDVPFERLVEELKPERDQSRSPLFQVMFALQNAPTSELTLEGLTLKPVEVEYRTAKFDLSLALVETPEGLNGALEYNTDLFVRGTAERMMGHLHVLLEGLVARPDALVGELPLLLGAERQRLLGEWCQSAPAYPRDTTLPELVQAQVDRTPEATALVVGTRRFTYRQLDTLSNQVAWHLRALGVGPEVPVALCLERSAELVVGLLGILKAGGTYVPLDPNYPAERLAYMRQDARSPVLVTQRLLAPEATDEHVVCLDGFEAVAHQPEHRLEGQGAPGHLAYVLYTSGSTGRPKGVALEHRSAVAFIHWALATFTREQLAGVLAATSVCFDLSVFELFAPWSCGGTVYLADNALALPSLPLAQEVTLVNTVPSAVAELVRMKGLPPSVRTVNLAGEPLPLELARALYALGTVEEVNNLYGPTEDTTYSTWTKVERSAETPPTIGRPLAGTQAYVLDTRLGLVPTGVPGELYLAGAGLARGYLHRPELSAERFLPDPFSGEPGARMYRTGDRVRWLADGQLEYLGRLDAQVKVRGFRIELGEVETALRRHASVREGVVLAREDVPGDKRLVAYVVPHEGQTVDVALLRAHLKEALPEYMVPSAFVPLPALPLNPNGKVERKALPAPERSRDEASGTVSTPPRTPTEQTLATLWSEVLRVDRVGREDNFFALGGHSLLATQLVSRIRGALGVELPLKVMFDAPTLEALAERVDATHPSGGPRTLALRPVERTGATPLSFAQQRLWFLDQLEPGSASYNVPVVLRLEGELDTGALEKSFHALVRRHEALRTTFHEEAGQPVQRISPPADVPFAVVDLGELPGAHREAEALRLVGEEAQRPFELARGPLFRVTLLRLSEHAHVLVLNMHHIVSDGWSMGVLIKEVAALYPAFLRGEASPLPELPVQYADYAVWQRQWLQGDVLDEQVAWWKQLLAGNAPLELPTDKPRPAVQTYRGAHLPVSLPRELADGLKALARKEGVTSFMLLLAAWQVLLHRYSGQRDISVGSPIAGRRQAELEGLIGFFVNTLVLRGQVRPEASFRELLAQVKATTLGAYAHQDVPFERLVEELKPERDQSRSPLFQVMFALQNAPMPELVLGPLRLSPLEVEHRTAKFDLSLFLTETPEGLSGALEYNTDLFARGTAERMMGHLRVLLEGLVARPDALVGELPLLLGAERQRLLGEWCQSAPAYPRDTTLPELVQAQVDRTPEATALVVGTRRFTYRQLDTLSNQVAWHLRALGVGPEVPVALCLERSAELVVGLLGILKAGGTYVPLDPNYPAERLAYMRQDARSPVLVTQRSLAPEATDEHVVCLDGFEAVAHQPEHRLEGQGAPGHLAYVLYTSGSTGRPKGVALEHRSAVAFIHWALATFTREQLAGVLAATSVCFDLSVFELFAPWSCGGTVYLADNALALPSLPLAQEVTLVNTVPSAVAELVRMKGLPPSVRTVNLAGEPLPLELARALYALGTVEEVNNLYGPTEDTTYSTWTKVERSAETPPTIGRPLAGTQAYVLDTRLGLVPTGVPGELYLAGAGLARGYLHRPELSAERFLPDPFSGEPGARMYRTGDRVRWLADGQLEYLGRLDAQVKVRGFRIELGEVETALRRHASVREGVVLAREDVPGDKRLVAYVVPHEGQTVDVAVLRAHLKEALPEYMVPSAFVPLPALPLNPNGKVERKALPAPERGAITGRADFVAPRDRIELELASLWEELLGQRAVGVRDDFFALGGHSLLAVRLMARIERQFGRKPPLAKLFGGATLEALAASLREDAPIASPLVTLRAEGAHPPVFAVPGIGGSALAFLALSRALGEEQPLHAFQARGLDGEAPPLEDIESMASTYLDAMRAVPLNEGTWLLGWSFGGLVVYEMARRLEEAGTPCAGVVLLDSWLPEHFAGARARSEELLLLAAQELGLSVPSTQWESWAGLSPDEQLGHLARLAESLGALPPGSGEAHLRRTLRVYEAHLTALERYSPRSSGVRLVMVRPEVPSRPDLSPLLARDPSAGWSALVPGPIEVHHIPGEHHGMVRASAAGQLASLLQRWMGGAPLARVG